A single region of the Variovorax paradoxus genome encodes:
- the kdpF gene encoding K(+)-transporting ATPase subunit F, translated as MISLEALYGFGALIAVVLFAYLVFALICAEEF; from the coding sequence ATGATCAGCCTCGAAGCGCTCTACGGCTTTGGCGCGTTGATCGCCGTCGTCCTGTTCGCCTACCTGGTGTTTGCGCTGATCTGCGCGGAGGAGTTCTGA
- a CDS encoding helix-turn-helix transcriptional regulator: MTTRPLDLKPAWTPHQPADRILSTLKTRGALGIPDIAKVLDVTVEAVRQQMVKLQSDGLVDAESRPAGRGRPTQIWRLTGAGHARFPDTHAEMTVQMISAVITVFGEKGMDQLIGAREEAMRANYREAMLGARSLKTKLERLAEIRSREGYMAEFRPEGEGFLFIENHCPICTAARACTGFCRSELQLFEEVLGTDASVSRVEHVLAGARRCAYQVSPRNAP, encoded by the coding sequence ATGACCACCCGCCCACTCGACCTGAAGCCCGCCTGGACACCGCACCAGCCGGCGGACCGCATCCTGTCCACGCTCAAGACCCGCGGCGCGCTCGGCATTCCCGACATTGCCAAGGTGCTCGACGTGACGGTGGAAGCGGTGCGCCAGCAGATGGTCAAGTTGCAGTCCGACGGGCTGGTCGACGCCGAAAGCCGGCCGGCGGGACGCGGCAGGCCGACGCAGATATGGCGGCTTACCGGCGCCGGGCACGCACGCTTTCCGGACACGCATGCCGAGATGACGGTGCAGATGATCAGCGCCGTGATCACCGTGTTCGGCGAGAAGGGCATGGACCAGCTCATCGGCGCGCGCGAAGAAGCCATGCGTGCCAACTATCGCGAGGCGATGCTGGGCGCGCGCAGCCTGAAGACGAAGCTCGAACGGCTCGCCGAAATCCGCAGCCGCGAAGGCTACATGGCCGAGTTCCGGCCCGAGGGCGAGGGCTTTCTCTTCATCGAGAACCACTGTCCCATCTGCACCGCGGCGCGGGCCTGCACGGGCTTTTGCCGCAGCGAACTGCAGCTCTTCGAAGAAGTGCTCGGAACCGACGCGAGCGTGAGCCGCGTCGAGCATGTGCTTGCGGGCGCGCGGCGCTGCGCCTACCAGGTGAGCCCCAGGAACGCGCCTTGA
- a CDS encoding superoxide dismutase, whose amino-acid sequence MEHTLPPLPYALDALAPEYSKETLEYHYGKHHNAYVVNLNNLQKGTEFESMTLEEIVKKSSGGIYNNAAQIWNHTFFWNCMKPQGGGAPSGALAKAIDAKWGSYDAFKEAFVKSAVGNFGSGWTWLVKKADGSVDIVNMGAAGTPLTTGDTPVLTVDVWEHAYYIDYRNLRPKFVETFLAKLVNWDFAARNFG is encoded by the coding sequence ATGGAACACACCCTCCCACCCCTGCCCTACGCCCTCGACGCGCTGGCACCCGAGTACTCGAAGGAAACCCTCGAGTACCACTACGGCAAGCACCACAACGCCTACGTGGTGAACCTGAACAACCTGCAAAAGGGCACCGAGTTCGAATCGATGACCCTCGAGGAGATCGTCAAGAAGTCCAGCGGCGGCATCTACAACAACGCCGCCCAGATCTGGAACCACACCTTCTTCTGGAACTGCATGAAGCCCCAGGGCGGCGGTGCTCCCAGCGGCGCGCTGGCCAAGGCCATCGATGCCAAGTGGGGCAGCTACGACGCGTTCAAGGAAGCGTTCGTGAAGTCGGCCGTGGGCAACTTCGGCTCGGGCTGGACGTGGCTGGTGAAGAAGGCCGACGGTTCGGTGGACATCGTGAACATGGGCGCCGCCGGCACGCCTCTGACCACGGGCGACACGCCGGTGCTGACGGTGGACGTGTGGGAACACGCCTATTACATCGACTACCGCAACCTGCGCCCGAAGTTCGTCGAGACCTTCCTGGCCAAGCTGGTGAACTGGGACTTCGCAGCCAGGAACTTCGGCTGA